One Schlesneria paludicola DSM 18645 DNA segment encodes these proteins:
- a CDS encoding adenylate/guanylate cyclase domain-containing protein: MDVVVLELASQGLEPAHRSRRQLAPGQRYVIGRDTDASISIPWDPQLSRRHVQVDVHLDHLQLTRLDSARNPLFFAGESVATCRVEIGQHFVIGSTTFHLAPMEAEPGIVAVPFEEVAFKPQELRKIRYQDPENRIEVLTHLPEVISGARNDDELYHRLANLLLKGVVHAEAVAIVTTAGTDDVQMLHWDRRHETAGPFRPSRRLVTEALERRRSSVLHIWEKDSPQSHDKTLMQEFDWAYCTPVPGLALESAGLYVAGRMGKTFIPGTTLSDALQLEADVKFTELVAEIIGAVVRAKRLERQKAGLRQFFAPPILAALGDELDTTLLEPSECDVTVMFCDLRGFSQRAETEVGDLIGLLERVSRALGVMTQHILENGGVTGDFQGDATLGFWGWPFPSPDAAVHACRAALGIRAAFAKAAATRNHPLADFTMGIGIAHGRAVAGKIGTAEQVKVTVFGPVVNLASRLESMTKQLRVPIVLDEATARIVRPRLASSEGRLRRLAKLLPYGMENPVIVSELLPPLSDDPDLSDAQIESYERGVEHFIEGQWDEAYRCLHAMPPSDRAQDFLMQQIVSHNRTAPENWDGIVRLPSK, from the coding sequence TTGGATGTCGTCGTGCTCGAACTTGCGTCTCAAGGATTGGAACCGGCTCATCGGTCGAGACGACAATTGGCGCCCGGTCAACGGTATGTGATCGGCCGCGACACCGACGCCAGCATCAGCATTCCTTGGGACCCGCAACTATCGCGTCGTCACGTTCAAGTCGACGTGCATCTGGACCATTTGCAACTGACGCGTCTGGATTCCGCTCGCAATCCGCTGTTCTTCGCCGGAGAATCCGTCGCCACTTGCCGCGTCGAGATCGGGCAGCATTTCGTGATCGGTTCGACGACCTTCCATCTGGCACCGATGGAAGCCGAACCCGGCATCGTCGCCGTTCCGTTTGAAGAAGTTGCCTTCAAACCACAAGAACTCAGAAAAATCCGCTATCAGGATCCCGAGAATCGCATCGAAGTTCTGACTCACCTGCCCGAGGTGATCTCCGGCGCCAGAAACGACGACGAACTCTATCACCGCCTGGCGAACCTTCTGCTGAAAGGCGTCGTCCACGCAGAAGCTGTCGCCATCGTGACGACGGCGGGCACAGACGATGTCCAGATGTTGCACTGGGACCGTCGGCATGAGACTGCGGGGCCATTCCGCCCCAGCCGCAGGCTCGTCACGGAAGCACTCGAACGCCGCAGGTCGAGCGTCCTGCATATCTGGGAGAAGGATTCACCACAGTCTCACGACAAGACTCTGATGCAGGAATTCGATTGGGCCTATTGCACTCCTGTCCCTGGCCTGGCTCTGGAATCGGCGGGATTGTACGTCGCGGGACGGATGGGAAAGACATTCATCCCCGGCACGACGCTTTCGGACGCATTGCAGCTTGAAGCGGATGTGAAGTTTACGGAACTGGTCGCCGAGATCATCGGAGCGGTCGTGCGCGCCAAGCGATTGGAACGACAGAAGGCCGGACTGCGGCAATTCTTCGCGCCGCCGATCTTGGCCGCACTCGGTGATGAACTCGACACGACACTGCTCGAACCGAGCGAATGCGATGTGACTGTCATGTTCTGCGACCTGCGCGGCTTCAGTCAGCGAGCCGAAACCGAAGTCGGCGATCTGATCGGTCTGCTGGAACGAGTCAGCCGCGCACTGGGAGTCATGACGCAGCACATCCTGGAGAACGGTGGTGTCACCGGCGACTTCCAGGGTGACGCGACACTGGGCTTCTGGGGTTGGCCGTTTCCCTCACCCGATGCCGCCGTGCATGCCTGCCGGGCGGCGCTCGGAATTCGTGCCGCGTTCGCCAAAGCCGCCGCCACGCGCAATCACCCGCTCGCCGACTTTACGATGGGAATCGGAATTGCGCACGGCCGGGCGGTCGCCGGGAAAATCGGAACCGCTGAGCAAGTGAAGGTCACGGTGTTTGGCCCGGTCGTGAACCTCGCCAGTCGACTGGAATCGATGACCAAACAGCTACGAGTCCCCATCGTCTTGGATGAAGCCACAGCCCGCATCGTCAGGCCACGACTGGCAAGCAGCGAAGGCCGCCTCAGACGACTGGCCAAGCTGCTGCCCTACGGCATGGAAAACCCGGTCATCGTCAGCGAACTCTTACCGCCCCTCAGCGATGATCCCGATCTGTCCGACGCCCAGATCGAAAGCTACGAACGCGGGGTCGAACACTTTATCGAGGGCCAGTGGGACGAAGCCTATCGCTGTCTGCACGCCATGCCGCCTAGCGACCGCGCCCAAGATTTTCTGATGCAACAAATCGTCTCACACAACCGCACCGCCCCGGAAAACTGGGACGGCATCGTGCGTTTGCCGAGTAAGTAG
- a CDS encoding ExbD/TolR family protein — MRIPTSRQRASQADMQTAMTPLIDVVFQLLIFFICASTGHMKELLLPTDFRAGDVGAVTEQEREKPLGEVWIRLKRVGEKTRAFLEEREFDDLANLGATLRSLAAAANEIPVNLDIGAEVPLGDVIYVYDICRAARFRSVNFAATDRSINGTP; from the coding sequence ATGCGGATTCCGACCTCACGTCAACGAGCTTCTCAAGCCGACATGCAAACGGCCATGACACCGCTGATTGACGTGGTGTTTCAACTGCTCATCTTTTTCATCTGCGCGTCGACCGGCCATATGAAAGAGTTGCTGTTGCCCACGGATTTCCGCGCGGGCGATGTGGGGGCTGTCACGGAGCAGGAACGCGAAAAGCCATTGGGCGAGGTCTGGATTCGGCTGAAACGTGTCGGTGAAAAGACGCGTGCGTTTCTCGAAGAACGTGAGTTTGATGATCTCGCGAATCTCGGGGCGACGCTCCGTTCGCTGGCCGCGGCAGCCAATGAGATTCCTGTGAATCTCGACATTGGGGCAGAGGTCCCCCTCGGCGACGTGATCTACGTCTATGACATCTGCCGCGCCGCCCGCTTCCGTTCCGTGAACTTTGCCGCGACGGACCGTTCGATAAACGGCACGCCTTAG
- a CDS encoding M42 family metallopeptidase, producing the protein MDSAALQFLKDLLHAPSPSGYERPVQDVVRRYAGTFADEVRTDWHGNVIVAVNPTGSPRIMLAGHCDQIGLLVKHIDDRGFLWVHAIGGWDPQVLIGQDVQVWTKTGPVAGVIARKPIHLQSPEDRKTVPEIKNLWVDIAVKDGEEARSLVAIGDPITVQLGYRELRNGLAAAPGMDNKVGAWTVISAAERVRRGNPKAAVFAVSTVQEEIGLRGVQTSAHQIDPQLGIVVDVTHATDCPTIDENQYGRVKLGKGPVLYRGPNVNPVVFERLIEQAGALEMPVQINGLATAASNDAAQLQLTRGGVATGLVCIPNRYMHSPVEVVSLEDLDHAAELIARFCLSVDSTSDFTP; encoded by the coding sequence ATGGATAGCGCGGCTTTGCAGTTTCTCAAGGATTTACTTCACGCACCTAGTCCGTCCGGATATGAGCGGCCGGTGCAGGATGTGGTTCGTCGTTACGCGGGTACGTTCGCGGATGAGGTGCGCACCGATTGGCACGGGAATGTGATTGTCGCGGTCAATCCGACGGGTTCGCCCCGGATCATGCTTGCCGGTCACTGCGATCAGATTGGTCTGCTGGTGAAGCATATCGACGATCGAGGATTTCTGTGGGTGCATGCGATCGGCGGCTGGGATCCGCAGGTCCTCATCGGGCAGGACGTTCAGGTCTGGACCAAAACAGGTCCCGTTGCTGGAGTGATTGCTCGAAAGCCGATTCACCTGCAGTCACCCGAAGATCGTAAGACGGTCCCCGAGATTAAAAACTTGTGGGTCGATATCGCCGTGAAAGATGGAGAAGAAGCACGAAGCCTGGTGGCGATCGGCGATCCCATTACAGTCCAGTTGGGATATCGCGAGTTGCGAAACGGCTTGGCCGCCGCGCCCGGGATGGACAATAAGGTCGGGGCCTGGACCGTGATTTCGGCGGCAGAACGCGTCCGGCGAGGAAACCCCAAGGCGGCGGTGTTTGCAGTGTCGACGGTTCAGGAAGAGATAGGTCTGCGGGGTGTCCAGACCAGTGCTCATCAGATCGATCCACAGCTAGGAATTGTCGTTGACGTCACGCATGCGACGGATTGCCCGACGATCGACGAGAACCAATACGGTCGCGTCAAATTGGGGAAAGGCCCGGTGCTCTATCGTGGTCCCAATGTGAACCCGGTGGTGTTCGAGCGGTTGATTGAGCAGGCGGGGGCACTGGAGATGCCTGTCCAGATCAATGGTCTGGCGACGGCGGCGAGCAACGATGCGGCGCAATTGCAACTAACGCGGGGCGGTGTGGCGACGGGACTGGTCTGTATCCCGAACCGCTACATGCACAGCCCGGTGGAAGTCGTGTCGCTGGAAGATCTAGATCATGCGGCGGAGTTGATCGCCCGCTTCTGCCTGTCGGTGGATTCCACGAGCGATTTCACTCCGTGA
- the rseP gene encoding RIP metalloprotease RseP, whose translation MEILAVELMPLAIKASNVALAALGLGLVIFLHELGHFAVAKWCDVNVERFSIGFGPVLFSRKWGETEYALSLIPFGGYVKMLGQDDADPSQLTSEEIAADPRSYVAKTVLQRMAIISAGVTMNVLTAFLFFIVVFKAGFPTSPSLIGDARPGMPAWEAGIAAGDFIEKINGSPISTFVDLQMSVALSSGPLRLEGKHANGEQFDITVEPDATRSHPQIGVTPMESLTVYEPVPGRFAADPEHGIRKGDQITKVGDQEVKTAVEFHRAVAANTKNPLVITVERHFDNKGIKLAQPTTETITLTDNFFRTLGITLDTGPIVAVQHGSPAEKAGLQKGDKLAALDGLNIGTEIDPLKLPVEFAKRADTEIEVIVTRQPVGGGRESVTLKLVPDDAPGWLDQPEQPGEPLSIPSIGVAFHMLPVVLAVAPNSPAEKAGIKPGPLKQMMLTKRADLPASSQDEVKDSTITIKFDDSDVKNNSAWAFWMLQRFPNRKVTLTVTEDSTPVNVDVDPEPDPNWLLPIVGIRLESKRLMQRADTIGEACAMSIKHTRTSALNIYLTLRSLVTGRVSYKELHGPLGIAKTAYQFAQEGWIAMLLFLGFLSVNLAVLNFLPIPVLDGGHMVFLLWEACTRRKPNEKVLIGATYVGFAFLLCLMALVLYLDLFIHPFAKK comes from the coding sequence GTGGAAATCCTCGCTGTCGAATTAATGCCGCTGGCCATCAAAGCGTCGAACGTCGCCCTGGCGGCGCTCGGACTGGGCCTTGTGATTTTCCTGCACGAACTGGGGCACTTCGCGGTGGCCAAGTGGTGCGACGTCAATGTCGAGCGATTCAGCATCGGGTTCGGCCCGGTCCTGTTCAGCCGGAAATGGGGCGAGACGGAATACGCCTTATCACTGATTCCCTTCGGGGGCTATGTGAAAATGCTGGGCCAGGACGATGCCGACCCCAGTCAATTGACGAGTGAAGAAATCGCCGCCGATCCACGATCGTATGTCGCCAAGACAGTGCTGCAGCGCATGGCCATCATCTCGGCCGGCGTGACGATGAACGTCCTAACTGCGTTCCTCTTCTTCATCGTCGTCTTTAAAGCCGGGTTCCCCACATCACCGTCGTTGATTGGTGATGCACGACCTGGAATGCCCGCATGGGAAGCCGGAATCGCCGCCGGTGACTTCATTGAGAAAATCAACGGCAGCCCGATTTCAACCTTCGTCGACCTGCAAATGAGTGTCGCTCTGTCGTCGGGCCCGCTGCGTCTTGAAGGCAAACATGCCAATGGAGAGCAGTTCGATATCACCGTCGAACCCGACGCGACACGATCGCATCCTCAGATCGGCGTGACCCCAATGGAAAGCCTGACGGTTTATGAACCAGTTCCAGGTCGATTCGCGGCAGACCCCGAACACGGAATCCGCAAAGGTGACCAGATCACCAAAGTGGGCGACCAAGAGGTCAAAACGGCGGTCGAATTCCACCGCGCTGTTGCCGCCAATACCAAGAATCCGCTCGTCATTACCGTCGAGCGACACTTTGACAACAAGGGAATCAAGCTCGCCCAGCCAACGACCGAGACAATTACCCTGACCGACAATTTCTTCCGCACGCTGGGCATCACCCTCGATACGGGACCGATCGTTGCCGTCCAACATGGCTCCCCCGCGGAGAAGGCCGGGCTGCAAAAGGGCGACAAACTAGCGGCACTCGACGGCCTGAACATCGGCACCGAAATCGATCCGCTAAAGCTTCCCGTCGAATTCGCCAAACGGGCGGATACCGAAATTGAAGTGATCGTCACACGACAGCCGGTGGGCGGTGGACGCGAAAGCGTCACGTTGAAACTGGTTCCTGACGACGCACCGGGTTGGCTCGATCAACCGGAACAACCGGGCGAACCTCTTTCGATTCCTTCGATCGGCGTCGCATTCCATATGCTGCCCGTCGTGCTCGCGGTCGCGCCAAACAGCCCGGCCGAAAAGGCAGGAATCAAGCCTGGTCCTCTGAAGCAAATGATGCTGACCAAGCGAGCCGACTTGCCGGCCAGCAGTCAGGACGAGGTCAAAGATTCGACGATCACCATCAAGTTCGATGACTCGGACGTGAAGAACAACTCGGCCTGGGCTTTCTGGATGCTGCAACGGTTCCCGAATCGCAAAGTCACATTGACCGTGACGGAAGATTCGACCCCTGTGAATGTCGACGTCGATCCCGAGCCCGATCCCAACTGGTTGCTTCCGATCGTGGGTATCCGCTTGGAAAGTAAGCGGCTCATGCAAAGAGCTGATACCATCGGCGAAGCCTGTGCTATGTCGATCAAACACACACGCACATCCGCCCTAAATATTTACCTGACACTTCGCAGCCTGGTAACCGGTCGGGTGTCCTATAAAGAATTGCACGGCCCACTGGGCATTGCGAAGACGGCCTATCAGTTCGCACAGGAAGGCTGGATCGCGATGCTCCTGTTCCTGGGCTTCCTGAGCGTCAATCTCGCGGTGTTGAACTTCCTGCCGATCCCGGTCCTCGACGGGGGGCACATGGTCTTTCTGTTGTGGGAAGCCTGCACGCGACGAAAACCAAACGAGAAGGTGCTAATTGGGGCCACCTATGTCGGCTTTGCCTTCCTGCTGTGCCTGATGGCACTCGTGCTGTACCTGGACTTGTTCATCCATCCCTTCGCGAAGAAGTGA
- the dxr gene encoding 1-deoxy-D-xylulose-5-phosphate reductoisomerase — translation MPSDPPALNRISVLGSTGSIGTSCLDVIEAHGSRLQATALTAHRSWEPLARQCQRTKPRFAVLADPATQKLIGGNAFPRETEVWFGPEGVERISSHPDVDTVVCGIVGAAGLRGAWAAIESGKRVAIANKETLVVAGPLVMNLAAKTGAPLIPVDSEHSAVFQAMLSGRRRDLKRIVLTASGGPFRGWSRDRLEQEATIARALAHPTWQMGPKITIDSATMMNKALEIIEARWLFDLDADQIAAVIHPQSIVHSFVEFLDGSVLAQLSPPDMKLPIQYALTYPERWAGTSPTMDWTRAHQLDFLPPDLDAFPALALGFEVAKRGGTCGAVLNAANEVAVQRFLDGSLKFTEIPQACGDILKGHNFDAQPSLAELLRLDDWARKEMQRWKSSLSN, via the coding sequence GTGCCTTCTGATCCGCCAGCTTTGAACCGCATTTCCGTCCTCGGCTCTACGGGCTCGATCGGCACCAGTTGTCTGGATGTGATCGAGGCGCATGGCTCACGTCTGCAGGCGACCGCGCTGACCGCTCACCGCAGTTGGGAACCATTGGCCCGGCAATGCCAGCGAACAAAACCTCGCTTTGCCGTGCTGGCCGACCCCGCGACACAAAAGCTGATCGGTGGCAACGCCTTTCCGCGCGAAACCGAGGTCTGGTTCGGTCCTGAAGGCGTGGAACGAATCTCAAGTCATCCTGACGTCGATACCGTCGTCTGCGGCATCGTCGGTGCAGCCGGACTTCGCGGCGCGTGGGCGGCGATCGAATCGGGCAAACGAGTTGCCATCGCCAATAAAGAAACACTCGTCGTCGCCGGCCCGCTGGTCATGAATCTAGCCGCAAAAACAGGCGCACCGCTGATCCCCGTCGACAGCGAACACAGCGCAGTCTTCCAAGCCATGCTTTCGGGTCGCCGACGCGATTTGAAGCGAATCGTACTCACAGCCAGCGGGGGACCGTTTCGCGGATGGTCGCGAGATCGGCTCGAGCAAGAAGCGACCATTGCCCGTGCGCTGGCACATCCCACCTGGCAGATGGGACCCAAGATCACGATCGACTCCGCGACGATGATGAACAAGGCTCTCGAAATCATCGAAGCCCGCTGGCTGTTCGATCTGGATGCCGATCAGATTGCGGCCGTCATTCATCCCCAGTCCATCGTGCATTCGTTCGTCGAATTTCTGGACGGCAGCGTGCTGGCTCAACTGTCGCCGCCCGATATGAAACTGCCGATCCAGTATGCCCTGACCTACCCCGAGCGATGGGCGGGAACCAGTCCGACCATGGATTGGACGCGCGCCCACCAGCTCGATTTTCTCCCTCCCGATCTCGACGCGTTCCCAGCGTTGGCACTCGGGTTTGAAGTGGCAAAGCGCGGCGGGACCTGCGGCGCCGTGCTGAACGCGGCGAATGAAGTCGCCGTCCAGCGATTTTTGGACGGAAGTTTGAAATTCACAGAAATCCCACAGGCCTGTGGTGATATTCTGAAAGGACACAACTTCGACGCTCAACCAAGTCTGGCGGAACTGCTTCGCCTCGACGACTGGGCGCGAAAGGAGATGCAACGGTGGAAATCCTCGCTGTCGAATTAA
- a CDS encoding proton-translocating NADH-quinone oxidoreductase chain M, which produces MNWFTSLWDQLPLLLMLSPVIGFLVTSAAALTERDLVRHFAVSNAVCTLLLFGGVAWQSILERNDEIAARRLVPEPGASARSIADDREILHRQVDKQRADQYSQRWLAVDGINLWPTFVLILCTCIILWRTEEPHNGSGWCAPGVLLFESASIGAMLAYDLRLYLVAFGTAVLIMSVLIGQSGGSQRRTLAERFLWMQLCGGAFVMLGFAMLVMAVPWMKIEDASPPPKALWNIAAIVFEIQKWMSNNQLAFHYAGDVFPWMFCLMSCGFAIQFGLFPFHSPMLAIFRNTPGPIATLCLVGLSSVVGTAWLRFVFPIAPSLFMELDGMIVAVALGSALWGALRAIVPSNPQVRSANIFLSLSGLSLLGCHAFSLTGLCMTWLMQQQLITSLALSWIALGATSVGTADTPPRETSRESNRVLLLMLALFAAGLFASSDLLFSELIAGSLLVLACTLVATILSAIAVYSMFDELTARTLIPTETTAVKRRSHWTLAPLIVAAVIVNLAPNLMLRQCEPEFARHFPRLEPTASANSAATSSDNLPETP; this is translated from the coding sequence ATGAACTGGTTCACATCGCTCTGGGATCAATTGCCACTGCTGTTGATGTTGTCACCCGTGATCGGGTTTCTCGTCACATCAGCTGCGGCATTGACCGAGCGGGATCTGGTTCGTCACTTTGCCGTCTCTAACGCAGTGTGTACCCTGCTGCTCTTCGGTGGCGTCGCCTGGCAGTCGATACTCGAGCGGAATGACGAGATTGCGGCCAGACGCCTCGTTCCTGAACCGGGCGCGAGCGCGCGTTCCATCGCGGATGACCGTGAAATTCTGCACAGGCAAGTCGACAAACAGAGGGCCGACCAATACTCGCAGCGTTGGCTGGCCGTCGACGGGATTAACCTATGGCCCACGTTCGTGTTAATCCTTTGCACGTGCATCATCTTGTGGCGAACCGAAGAGCCTCACAATGGCTCAGGATGGTGTGCCCCTGGTGTGCTGTTGTTTGAATCAGCATCGATCGGCGCCATGCTGGCGTATGACCTGCGGTTGTACCTTGTCGCGTTTGGAACGGCAGTGCTGATCATGTCCGTGCTGATCGGCCAATCGGGTGGATCGCAACGGCGAACTCTCGCCGAACGATTTCTGTGGATGCAACTCTGCGGCGGAGCGTTCGTCATGCTGGGGTTCGCGATGCTGGTCATGGCGGTTCCCTGGATGAAAATCGAAGATGCGTCTCCCCCACCGAAAGCCCTCTGGAACATCGCCGCAATCGTGTTCGAGATTCAAAAATGGATGTCGAACAATCAACTGGCGTTTCATTATGCAGGCGACGTTTTTCCCTGGATGTTTTGCCTGATGTCGTGCGGCTTCGCTATCCAGTTTGGACTGTTCCCCTTTCATTCACCGATGCTTGCCATCTTTCGCAACACGCCTGGCCCCATCGCCACGTTGTGTCTGGTCGGTTTATCTTCGGTCGTCGGCACGGCATGGCTGCGATTCGTCTTTCCCATCGCACCATCATTGTTCATGGAACTGGACGGAATGATCGTCGCCGTCGCACTGGGAAGTGCCCTTTGGGGCGCCCTGCGCGCGATCGTACCGAGCAACCCGCAAGTGCGTTCCGCGAATATCTTCCTGAGCCTTTCCGGTCTCTCACTCCTTGGCTGTCACGCGTTCAGTCTGACAGGACTTTGCATGACATGGCTGATGCAGCAGCAACTGATCACCTCGCTCGCACTGTCTTGGATCGCACTTGGCGCCACCTCAGTGGGAACTGCGGACACCCCTCCCCGTGAGACGTCGCGGGAATCGAACCGGGTACTGCTCTTGATGCTCGCGCTCTTCGCGGCCGGACTGTTCGCCAGTAGTGACCTGTTGTTTTCGGAACTGATCGCGGGCAGCTTGCTCGTTTTGGCTTGCACCCTTGTGGCCACTATTCTTTCGGCAATCGCGGTCTACAGCATGTTCGATGAATTGACCGCCCGAACGTTGATTCCTACCGAGACCACAGCCGTCAAACGCCGCAGCCACTGGACACTGGCCCCGTTGATTGTCGCTGCGGTCATCGTGAATCTGGCCCCGAATCTGATGTTACGTCAGTGCGAGCCTGAGTTTGCGCGCCACTTTCCGCGGCTTGAACCGACGGCATCGGCCAATTCCGCCGCAACAAGCTCTGACAACCTGCCAGAAACGCCGTAA
- a CDS encoding dipeptidase, which produces MFLFDAHLDMAWNALEWNRDLMLPVAKIREFEQHFDNIIPGECTVSWDALRRGRVGLMIVTLLPRFHRKHAPLTFPQQRETAYAMSQGQLMYYRAMVARGVLREIPDKAALDKHVAEWNALPDGTPPESLPLGYILSMEGSPPILYPEQIADWYAAGLRLLGPAHYGPSPYCYGTGSTGGFNEDGKKLLREMDKVGMLLDVTHLADESFWDAMEIYQGPCIASHHNCRALVPGDRQLEDRQILELIRRGSVIGAAFDNWMIQPGWKIGVTDPSTVKMDHIVNHIDHICQLAGNAKHCGLGTDLDGGFGKEQSPSDLDTIADLGRMGELLSKRGYSAADVEGIMSRNFVEFFQRAWAS; this is translated from the coding sequence ATGTTCCTATTCGATGCACACCTCGATATGGCGTGGAATGCGCTGGAGTGGAATCGCGATCTGATGCTGCCAGTGGCGAAGATTCGCGAGTTCGAGCAGCACTTCGACAATATCATTCCTGGCGAATGCACGGTCTCTTGGGATGCCTTGCGACGTGGTCGTGTCGGGCTGATGATCGTGACGCTGTTGCCACGGTTCCACCGAAAACATGCCCCCCTGACGTTTCCGCAGCAGCGTGAAACCGCGTACGCGATGTCGCAGGGACAATTGATGTACTACCGCGCGATGGTTGCGCGCGGTGTGTTGCGTGAAATTCCTGACAAGGCGGCGCTCGACAAGCATGTCGCGGAATGGAATGCGTTGCCCGATGGTACGCCACCCGAATCGCTTCCGCTCGGATACATCCTCAGTATGGAAGGCAGTCCGCCCATTCTGTATCCCGAACAGATCGCCGACTGGTACGCGGCGGGATTGCGCTTGCTGGGGCCCGCCCACTATGGACCCAGTCCGTATTGCTACGGCACGGGCAGCACCGGCGGATTCAACGAGGACGGTAAGAAGCTCTTGCGCGAAATGGACAAGGTCGGGATGTTGCTCGACGTCACCCATCTGGCGGACGAATCGTTCTGGGACGCGATGGAGATTTACCAGGGGCCCTGCATCGCCAGCCATCACAACTGCCGTGCTCTCGTTCCTGGCGATCGCCAGTTGGAAGACCGTCAGATTCTCGAGCTGATCCGCCGCGGTTCGGTGATCGGAGCTGCCTTCGATAACTGGATGATTCAGCCGGGCTGGAAGATCGGCGTCACCGATCCGTCTACTGTGAAGATGGATCATATCGTCAATCACATCGACCATATCTGTCAGCTTGCGGGCAATGCCAAGCATTGCGGGCTGGGGACAGACCTGGACGGCGGTTTCGGAAAAGAGCAGTCTCCCTCGGATCTCGACACGATTGCCGATCTGGGCCGAATGGGTGAACTGCTGTCGAAACGCGGGTATTCCGCCGCCGACGTCGAAGGAATCATGTCGCGGAACTTTGTCGAGTTCTTCCAGCGAGCTTGGGCGTCGTGA
- a CDS encoding MFS transporter: MQRSVFLKLSAMMFLQYFIWGAWFPPSFGFFGAGALGFDEWQQFGLTAAFPMSAIIAMFFGNQFVDRNFAAERFLAFSHLVGGLALIGFGALSWKAFSAEGQSVGSYWLYFACMATHCFFYVPTISVTNSIAFSSMSDPQKDFGPVRLWGTIGWIAASWPFIFILADWAKIPQFGSVGFTDWLGAALGTPLTGTALNQGKSWAFLTGGVASILLAVLSLTLPHTPPKPMHDEKHSLAWLEAMRLLKHPFLLVLFVVTFIDATVHDGFFIFAFTYLEKVGVAPNWIQPAMSVGQIAEIGTMAILGYVLKNLGWRTTMILGILGHTVRFAVFAFIPNPYVAVAVNILHGICYAFFFATLYILVDEVFPKDARTSAQGLFNFLVLGMGPIVSRYLWPAIQARYTHDGVIEYRTLLLYPAAGGLIAAILLLLFFHPPKGKVAEEAPVTT; this comes from the coding sequence ATGCAGCGGTCTGTGTTTTTGAAGCTCAGCGCGATGATGTTCCTCCAGTACTTTATCTGGGGAGCGTGGTTTCCGCCGAGTTTTGGTTTCTTCGGTGCGGGGGCCTTGGGCTTCGACGAATGGCAGCAATTTGGTTTGACGGCCGCTTTTCCCATGTCGGCCATCATCGCCATGTTTTTTGGAAACCAGTTTGTTGACCGTAATTTTGCGGCTGAACGGTTTCTGGCGTTCAGCCATTTGGTGGGGGGGCTCGCTCTGATCGGATTTGGTGCTCTGTCGTGGAAGGCGTTTTCGGCAGAGGGGCAGTCGGTGGGAAGTTACTGGCTGTATTTCGCGTGCATGGCGACGCATTGCTTCTTTTACGTGCCGACGATTTCCGTCACGAACTCGATCGCCTTTTCGAGCATGTCCGATCCTCAGAAAGATTTTGGTCCGGTACGGCTGTGGGGGACGATTGGCTGGATTGCAGCCAGTTGGCCGTTCATTTTCATTCTTGCCGATTGGGCGAAGATTCCTCAATTCGGATCGGTTGGTTTTACGGATTGGCTGGGAGCTGCGCTGGGTACGCCTCTGACCGGGACGGCCTTGAATCAAGGAAAGAGCTGGGCCTTTTTGACGGGGGGCGTTGCCTCAATTCTATTGGCCGTGTTGAGCCTGACGCTGCCGCATACACCTCCTAAGCCGATGCACGATGAAAAGCATTCTCTGGCATGGTTGGAAGCGATGCGTTTGCTGAAGCATCCATTCTTGCTCGTGCTGTTTGTTGTCACATTTATTGATGCCACGGTCCATGATGGATTCTTCATTTTCGCGTTCACCTACCTGGAAAAGGTGGGTGTTGCTCCGAACTGGATTCAGCCGGCGATGAGCGTCGGGCAGATTGCCGAAATTGGCACAATGGCGATCCTGGGGTATGTGCTGAAAAACCTCGGCTGGCGGACCACGATGATCCTCGGAATCCTCGGGCACACGGTTCGATTTGCGGTGTTCGCATTCATTCCCAACCCCTACGTCGCCGTCGCCGTGAACATCCTTCACGGGATTTGTTATGCCTTCTTCTTTGCGACGTTGTACATTTTGGTCGACGAAGTCTTCCCCAAAGATGCACGCACGAGTGCTCAGGGGTTGTTCAACTTTCTGGTTCTGGGCATGGGGCCGATTGTGTCGCGCTACTTGTGGCCGGCCATTCAGGCAAGATACACGCATGATGGCGTGATCGAGTATCGCACTTTGCTGCTGTATCCCGCTGCAGGCGGCTTGATTGCGGCGATTCTGCTACTGCTGTTCTTCCATCCTCCGAAAGGGAAGGTCGCGGAAGAGGCTCCTGTCACCACTTGA